The DNA window TCTGCGGTTATCTGCGTAAATCTGCGTCCTATTAAATTTACTTTTCCATTGGGCATTGAAGTTTAACCAAATTTTTCAAAGGGCTAAACTGTTACAAGGAGGCTTATGATGTTAAAGGAGCATCTGGAATTCTTTACCTTAGACCTTTCGTCCGGTTGGGAGATTCCCGCGGGTTATCCTCAAGGAATCGAGCAAAAAATTATCACGGGTTACCTGGATGAGAAAAAAAGGAAGGGATCTCGCACCCGCTTGCTTCGGTTTAAACCGGGGGCCTTTACAACTGAACCATTTGAACATG is part of the Deltaproteobacteria bacterium genome and encodes:
- a CDS encoding cupin domain-containing protein produces the protein MLKEHLEFFTLDLSSGWEIPAGYPQGIEQKIITGYLDEKKRKGSRTRLLRFKPGAFTTEPFEHDYWEEVFQVSGDLTVGGKTFGPMTYACRPPHAPHGPFSSKGGCLLLEIHYFHPDS